One genomic region from Nostoc sphaeroides encodes:
- the urtE gene encoding urea ABC transporter ATP-binding subunit UrtE, whose translation MLKISNLNVYYGESHILRNVDLSVPSGQMVCLIGRNGVGKTTLLKTIMGLLKPRSGTINLAEELINSKSPDQRAKLGIGYVPQGREIIPRLTVKENLLLGLEARRKPVKKAEIPEETFSLFPVLKTMLSRMGGDLSGGQQQQLAIARALMGEPQLLVLDEPTEGIQPSIILEIEAAVRRIVETTGISVLLVEQHLHFVRQADYYYAMQKGGIVASGSTAELSQDVIQRFLAV comes from the coding sequence ATGCTAAAAATTTCTAACCTCAACGTTTACTACGGCGAAAGCCATATTCTCCGCAATGTAGATTTAAGCGTACCATCTGGGCAAATGGTATGCCTAATTGGACGCAATGGTGTAGGAAAAACCACCCTACTCAAAACAATTATGGGTTTACTCAAACCCCGCAGTGGTACTATTAATTTAGCTGAAGAATTAATCAACTCAAAATCTCCCGACCAAAGGGCAAAGTTGGGAATTGGTTATGTCCCCCAAGGAAGAGAAATTATCCCCCGGTTGACAGTCAAAGAAAATCTGCTGCTGGGGTTAGAAGCTAGACGCAAACCAGTAAAAAAAGCAGAAATTCCCGAAGAAACTTTTAGCTTATTCCCGGTGTTAAAAACCATGCTTTCGCGGATGGGTGGTGATTTGAGTGGGGGACAGCAGCAACAATTAGCGATCGCTCGTGCTTTAATGGGAGAACCTCAATTACTCGTCTTAGATGAACCCACTGAAGGTATTCAACCCTCCATCATCCTAGAAATTGAAGCCGCAGTCCGTCGCATCGTCGAAACCACAGGCATTTCTGTTTTATTGGTAGAGCAACATTTACACTTTGTCCGTCAGGCTGATTACTATTACGCCATGCAAAAAGGTGGTATTGTCGCCTCCGGTTCCACAGCCGAACTCAGCCAAGATGTGATTCAACGTTTTTTAGCTGTTTAA
- the urtD gene encoding urea ABC transporter ATP-binding protein UrtD — MNAKILETENVTVSFDGFKALNQLNFSMDVGELRVVIGPNGAGKTTFLDVITGKVQPTVGRVLFKGRNLRSLPEYKIARLGIGRKFQTPRIYLNLTPRENLEITSNKNKNVFSTLFGRSNTAEKNSIKGLLETIGLTPKADIRAGLLSHGEKQRLEIGMLVAQSPDLLLVDEPVAGLTDEETYNIGELLLALAQSHSILVIEHDMEFVRQIAKKVTVLHEGSVLCEGNFEEVQNDSRVIEVYLGKQED; from the coding sequence ATGAACGCGAAAATATTGGAAACTGAAAACGTAACTGTTAGTTTTGACGGTTTTAAGGCTCTAAATCAGCTAAATTTCAGCATGGATGTTGGCGAATTACGGGTAGTAATTGGCCCCAATGGTGCGGGAAAGACAACATTTCTAGATGTGATTACGGGAAAAGTGCAACCAACTGTTGGGCGAGTTTTATTCAAAGGAAGAAACTTGCGTTCTTTACCTGAATATAAAATTGCGCGATTGGGAATTGGACGCAAGTTTCAAACACCTCGAATTTACTTAAATTTAACGCCCCGCGAAAATCTAGAAATTACCAGTAACAAAAATAAAAATGTCTTTTCTACTTTGTTTGGACGTTCTAATACTGCTGAAAAGAATAGTATTAAAGGATTATTAGAAACCATCGGTTTAACGCCGAAAGCTGATATCAGAGCAGGTTTACTTTCCCACGGAGAAAAGCAACGTTTAGAAATTGGGATGTTAGTAGCACAGTCTCCAGACTTATTACTCGTTGATGAACCCGTTGCGGGTTTAACAGATGAAGAAACTTACAATATTGGCGAACTGCTTTTAGCACTAGCGCAAAGTCATTCAATTTTAGTAATTGAACATGATATGGAATTTGTGCGTCAAATTGCCAAAAAAGTAACGGTACTACATGAAGGTTCGGTGCTGTGCGAAGGAAATTTTGAGGAAGTTCAAAATGACTCTCGTGTGATTGAGGTTTATTTAGGAAAACAGGAAGACTAA
- a CDS encoding DUF433 domain-containing protein has translation MVFKQGATAEEIVYRYPSLNLADVYATIAFYLNHQAEVEAYLQQRQQQSQEIRAMNQARFDPQGLRDRLLARKTAPEAC, from the coding sequence TTGGTTTTTAAGCAAGGCGCGACAGCAGAGGAAATTGTTTATCGCTATCCATCGCTGAATCTGGCGGATGTTTACGCCACAATCGCCTTCTACCTCAATCACCAGGCAGAAGTAGAAGCCTACTTGCAACAGCGACAGCAACAATCACAAGAGATTCGGGCAATGAATCAAGCAAGATTTGACCCACAAGGCTTACGCGATCGATTGCTTGCCCGCAAAACAGCGCCAGAAGCATGTTAA
- a CDS encoding Uma2 family endonuclease translates to MTQTTKTQKLLTFEEYLTYDDGTDTRYELVDGELVEMPPESQENSNLGRFLFVELLKHFPFYFVAYKDTEIEVAGRRARCRLPDLMVHTEESYVALIGATRATLTRDMPPPALVIEIVSPGTANHVRDYRYKRTEYAAREILEYWIVDPQIQQITICQWVEGQYEDKVFTGSTCMESVVIADWVLTVEQVFNSANRAELPGE, encoded by the coding sequence ATGACCCAAACGACGAAAACCCAAAAACTGCTGACCTTTGAGGAGTATCTTACCTATGACGATGGTACAGACACGCGCTATGAGTTGGTGGATGGAGAATTAGTCGAGATGCCACCAGAAAGTCAGGAAAATAGCAATCTGGGAAGATTTTTATTCGTTGAACTACTAAAACATTTCCCATTTTATTTTGTTGCTTACAAGGATACAGAAATTGAGGTGGCGGGGCGACGGGCGAGATGTCGTTTACCTGACTTAATGGTTCACACAGAAGAATCTTATGTTGCCCTTATCGGTGCTACTCGTGCCACCCTCACCCGTGATATGCCGCCGCCTGCGCTAGTGATTGAAATTGTTTCACCAGGAACAGCGAACCATGTTCGTGATTATCGCTACAAGCGGACGGAGTATGCTGCTAGGGAAATATTGGAGTATTGGATTGTTGACCCACAGATACAACAAATTACAATTTGCCAGTGGGTGGAGGGACAGTATGAGGATAAGGTATTTACAGGTTCGACTTGCATGGAATCAGTGGTAATTGCTGATTGGGTGCTAACAGTAGAGCAGGTGTTTAACAGCGCAAACCGAGCAGAATTACCAGGCGAATAG
- the urtC gene encoding urea ABC transporter permease subunit UrtC: MRKKGGRLLIEVGVVVTIALFLIIIMPLLLSEFRLNLLGRFLSLAIAALGIDLIWGYTGLLSLGHGIFFGLGGYAIAMYLKLQVPTGELPDFMGLYGVTELPSFWQPFYSFPLTIAGVVLIPGLLAGLLGYLVFRNRLKGVYFSILTQAGTIVFFNFFNGQQQLFNGTNGLIDFTTLFGATVSDAKTQFVFYTLTIVFLAATYGICRWLTTGRFGRLLIAIRDDESRVRFSGYDPTDFKVVVFAVSGAIAGIAGAFYTIQSGSVSPRAMDIAFSIEMVIWVAVGGRATLIGAIVGTLLVNYARTFLSEQFAEIWLFFQGALFLIVVTVLPDGIVGWLRSQNIFLFHRRQQIATYPTLEEDPEVQHERENIGN; encoded by the coding sequence ATGAGAAAGAAGGGAGGAAGGTTATTAATTGAGGTTGGGGTGGTGGTTACGATCGCACTCTTCCTTATAATTATCATGCCACTGTTGCTGTCGGAGTTTCGTCTGAATTTGTTGGGGCGATTTTTGTCGCTGGCGATCGCAGCTTTGGGTATTGATTTGATTTGGGGTTATACTGGTTTACTGAGTTTGGGACATGGTATTTTCTTTGGTTTGGGTGGATATGCGATCGCAATGTACCTGAAACTGCAAGTCCCTACTGGAGAATTGCCTGATTTTATGGGACTTTATGGGGTTACGGAACTTCCTAGTTTTTGGCAACCTTTTTATTCTTTTCCTTTGACAATCGCTGGTGTGGTACTAATTCCAGGGTTATTGGCGGGATTATTGGGATATTTGGTTTTCCGAAATCGCCTCAAGGGAGTTTATTTTTCTATCTTGACTCAAGCGGGAACTATTGTATTTTTTAATTTTTTTAATGGTCAACAACAACTTTTCAACGGTACAAATGGACTCATAGATTTTACAACTTTGTTTGGGGCAACGGTCAGTGATGCAAAAACGCAATTTGTTTTCTACACGCTGACGATAGTGTTTCTCGCAGCCACTTACGGTATTTGTCGCTGGTTGACAACTGGACGCTTTGGGAGGTTGTTAATAGCGATTCGTGATGATGAAAGTCGGGTAAGATTTTCTGGCTATGACCCTACAGATTTTAAGGTGGTGGTTTTTGCAGTTTCAGGTGCGATCGCAGGTATAGCAGGAGCATTTTACACCATTCAAAGTGGTTCTGTATCACCCAGAGCAATGGATATTGCCTTTTCGATTGAAATGGTAATTTGGGTAGCTGTAGGCGGACGCGCGACTTTAATTGGCGCGATTGTCGGAACTTTGTTAGTCAATTATGCCCGCACTTTTTTAAGTGAACAATTTGCTGAAATCTGGCTATTTTTCCAAGGCGCACTATTTTTAATAGTCGTTACGGTGCTTCCTGACGGCATAGTGGGATGGTTGCGTAGTCAGAATATTTTTCTTTTCCACCGCCGTCAACAAATTGCTACATATCCAACCTTGGAAGAAGACCCCGAAGTGCAACATGAACGCGAAAATATTGGAAACTGA
- a CDS encoding type II toxin-antitoxin system HicA family toxin: MASTLPILSGREVVRVFESFGWEVARQSGSHIILVKEGELATLSVPEHREVAKGTLRSLIRTAGLTVNEFVSAI, encoded by the coding sequence ATGGCGTCTACTCTTCCTATTCTTAGCGGACGTGAAGTAGTTCGTGTGTTTGAGTCATTTGGTTGGGAAGTTGCACGTCAAAGTGGAAGCCATATCATCCTGGTTAAGGAAGGAGAGTTAGCCACACTGTCTGTTCCTGAGCATCGTGAAGTAGCAAAAGGAACGTTGCGAAGTTTGATTCGCACTGCTGGGCTTACAGTCAACGAGTTTGTTTCTGCAATTTGA
- a CDS encoding type II toxin-antitoxin system HicB family antitoxin, protein MRFNVTVDRDEDGAWIVECPSIPGCVSQGQTKEEALENIKDAIAACLQVRAERGLPLTIETHQVEVVA, encoded by the coding sequence ATGAGGTTTAATGTAACGGTTGATCGTGATGAAGATGGTGCATGGATTGTAGAGTGCCCCAGTATTCCGGGTTGTGTTAGTCAAGGTCAGACTAAGGAAGAAGCACTAGAGAATATCAAAGATGCAATAGCTGCTTGCCTACAAGTTCGGGCCGAGCGCGGTTTGCCACTTACCATAGAGACTCACCAAGTAGAGGTTGTGGCCTAA
- a CDS encoding DUF5615 family PIN-like protein, with the protein MQDVGLSGKDDPTILEWAAQEERILLTHDVSTITRYAYDRVRLGQTMPGVIEVSPDAAVGRVIEDILVLVECSQDGELEGQVQYLPW; encoded by the coding sequence GTGCAAGATGTTGGATTGTCAGGTAAGGACGATCCAACCATCCTGGAATGGGCAGCCCAAGAAGAGCGCATCCTGCTTACCCATGATGTTTCTACAATCACTCGCTATGCATACGATCGAGTAAGGCTTGGACAGACAATGCCCGGAGTTATCGAAGTCAGCCCAGATGCAGCAGTCGGGCGGGTCATTGAAGATATTCTTGTGCTTGTAGAGTGTAGTCAAGACGGAGAGCTAGAAGGTCAAGTTCAGTATCTCCCGTGGTAA